The Terriglobus roseus region ATTCAATTTCTCATCGGAATAGTCCAGAACAACCACATCATACGGACGCAGTGTCTCTTCACCCGCTCCTTTAAATTCCTCCGTGACACGCACCTCAAACTTCCCGGTGGCCTCGAGCAGCCCTTTGAGATACGGGCTCGTTTCGCGCCATGGATGCTTGTCCTGCCCAGTGACAATCAACACTTGAATGGCGTGGATCGTGGGTGCTGGTGTCTGCGCGACAACTGGCGAGCAGGAAATCAACAACAGGAACATCTTCCGCAGCATTCGCTGGTCTCCATGAACTCAACTGAGACAGTCCGTGTCAGAGGGCCGGCATCAGAAGTGCATTACAACAAGCGAATCTAAAAATAACCTTGGGAAATCTGCTCTATGAATAGAGATTCACACGAGCGCGTCATGGCTCACATTCAGAATGTGAGCCTTAGGTTCTCAGTCATATAGCGATACATGGCCTCATCGCCAGCCCCACTTTCTCCCATGACCCACCCCGTAAATCGACTTCGTTTCAGTTCCGCCACGATGCCAGCCAAATCGACATTGCCTTTGCCAAAGGCCACATCGCCCGCCTTCAGGACAGATCCATTCGGAGGCGTAGGCGAGAAATCCTTCAGATGCACAGCAACCAGGCGTTTCCGATACTTCTTGCAAGCTTCCACTGCATCCTCTCCGCCTGCGGCCAGATGCCCCACGTCCGCTACGAAGTGAACAAAACGTTCGTCGGTGGATTGCAGAACCTGCTCATACAGATGATGATTCACTTCCCTTTGTTCCGGGTGATACGCAAGCTTCACTCCCCATTGCTCAAAGACGTTCCGCGCCACTTCGTTCAGGTTCTTAATCCATGTCTTCAGGTCGATCTGACTGTATGCCGCTTCATCTGCCACTTCGTTGAGGATCGATGAAGGCGCAATCATATGTGTGATGTAGTGGCCTCCAATCTTCGACATAAACTCTCCCAACAACAGATGTTGCTGCCGAATTGCTTCCAACTCAGATTGTTTGTCCATATGGCTGTACTGCGCCAGGCCAGGCATACGGATTCCAAGAGCGGACATCCCTTCGCGAAGCTCGGGCAAGCGTCGCAGGTACGCTTCTGCAATCTGTGCACGAGTGTTGTTGAACTCGATGTCATGCACTCCAAGCGCAGCTACTTCATGTGCGTGATTCCAGAAGTCCTGCACTCCTGTCTCAACCGTGGTCTTGCCAAAGGGAACGAGCCCAACTTTGAACCGCGAGATGAGTTGTGTTTGCGGAACGAAAGATACCGCGAAAAGCGAGGCCTTTCGCAGGAATTCTCTTCTTGGCATGGGCTGCGTTGAAACGATCATTTCGGTACAACAACACATGAATTTAAGCTGAATCTAAAAAAATGGCCCTGTTACCGTTTTTTCACGTTCTGGGTTTGCGCTTCCTCTAACGTCTCGGCATATGCAGATTTTGGTTGTGGAAGATCGCCCTCGGATGGCGCGCCTCCTGGACCGTGCCCTGCGGCGGGACGGCCATACCGTCACTCTTGCCTTCGACGGTGAACAAGCTATGGAATATGGCCGGTCACCGCACCTGGACGTGATTCTCCTGGACGTTGCGCTTCCCGGGATCGACGGCTTCACCGTTCTAAACACTTTGCGCACGGAGCGATTGACGACGCCCACCATCATGCTTACCGCGCGTGATTCCATGGAAGACATTGTTCGTGGCCTGGACCTGGGAGCGGATGATTACTTAACCAAACCATTTTCGCTAGCGAATCTGCTAGCCAGAATCCGTGCAGTTTCACGCAGACGGCCTGTAATCCAGACAGAACGCCTGGAATTCCGAGACTTGGCACTTGACCGCTCGACACATCAGTTGTGCCGGTTGGGCCGATCAATGCCACTCAGTCGGATCGAATTCGCTCTGATGGAGAAACTCCTCCGCAACGCTGGCATGGTTGTTACGAAAGATGTGCTAGTGGAAGCGGCATGGGGACTCGGTGCCGATGTGAGTGACACATCGCTCTACGTCTACATGCGAGCGCTGCGCAACAAGATCGCTTCCGACGGCGAGCGGCAGCTTCTTCACACCATTCGCGGCGTCGGCTATACGCTTCGGCAAGCCCAAGTATGAAACGAAGAAGCTCGATCTCTCTGCGGTTGACCGTATGGTTTTCTACCGCGTTTGTTCTCGGCTTTCTCGTGTTTGGCGTTGCCATGTACTTGGAGCTTTCGTACTCTCTTGCCGCAGGCAGAGACAAGACCCTTCTTCACCGTGCGAACCGTGCCGTCACTCTACTCACTAACTGTCACGTAGGCAGCCCGCTGTGTGTGCAGAGATTTGATGATTTCGCCGCAGCCACTCCAGAAGGAAATCTGATTCACGTATTTGATGTAGACGGCAAACGGCTCTATCCGGTGGTGCAAGACCCATCCGATACCTTCCCATGGCCGTCTGGTGTCACGCCGCAAGATCGCCTCTTCTCCAAGGTCAAATATCAGAACGCGATCTTTCGTATGCTCTCCGAACCCGTAACCATTGGAACGGTGCACTATCGAATCGTTGTTGGTGGCCAACTCAACGACAACCGGGTGTTGGTCAATCAGTTCAAACATGGCCTTCTGTGGACAGCCCCCATCCTCTTGATCTTCTCTGCAGCCATCGGTTTTTTCCTGAGCACTCGCGCGCTCAGACCGGTTGCACGATTGATCGCATCCGTCCGTTTAATCAGCATCGGGAATCTTTCAAGAAGACTTCCCGCACTTCACTCCGGGGATGAACTTGAGGCATTGACAGAGACGTGTAATGAGATGCTGGCTCGATTGGAAACCGCGGTCGGGCAGATCACGCGATTTACCGCCGATGCCTCACATGAATTGAGAAGCCCCATCTCTTACATCTATACGCAATCGGAATATGCGCTCAAGAATCTTCCGCTTGAGGAAGAGAGTGCCGAATGTTTTTCCCAAATCTTGCGGGAGTGTGAAGAAGCCACTGCTCTTCTAAATGACATGCTTACACTTGCACGGTGTGATTCGGGCCATTCCGGTATGACCTTCACTCGCACGAACCTCAAAGGCATTCTGGATGACGTGTATCTAAGAGCTGCACCGCTCGCAAAAAGCAAGCAACAGAGTCTCACGCTCGAAGTGGATCGGCATGAACCTACCTGGATCATGGGCGATCCACCAAGTCTTCGCCGACTCTTCTGGATCCTGTTGGATAACGCAATCAAGTACACGCCGATTGACGGTGAGATCAGCATCCGTCTACGGACTGGCGGGAGTGAAGCGTGTGTCGATATTAAGGACAACGGGATTGGAATTCCGCAAGACGCGTTATCGAATATTTTCGGTCGTTTTTACCGCGTCGACAGAGCAAGAACGTTGGCTGAAGGCTCAGGTCTCGGCCTTTCAATCGCTAAGTGGATTTCTGACATCCATCGTGGCGATCTTTCAGTAAAGAGCTCCGAGAATATCGGATCCATCTTTCAAATCTCCTTCGGAACGACTAACGCAGGCTAATGACTTTTATTACTTTGAATTCTTTCTTTCGACGCTCTCTGTTACAGCAATGGAGCACTCTCGTCATGCTTGCTATCGCAGCTGGCATTCCCGCGCAGCAGCCCGGAACCACAAAGGACTGGGGCGCATATCAAGGGGGACCTGACTCCATCCACTATTCCAGGCTTACCCAGATTGATCGCACGAATGTCCAGACCCTTAAAGTTGCCTGGACATTCGATACAGGCGAAGTATCAAAATCGAAAAGGGAGTTTGAATCGAATCCACTCATCATCCACGGGGTTCTTTACGGCCTCAGTCCCTCAGTTAAAGTGTTCGCTTTGGATGCTGCCACCGGCAAGCAATTGTGGACGTTCGATCCGGCAGCGGGGACGAAAGAGATTGGAAGTACGCGAAATCGCGGCGTTACTTATTGGTCGGATGCGAGTGGAAAAGACAGTCGTATCTTCGTAACCTTCCGTCAGTATCTCTACGCCATTGAG contains the following coding sequences:
- a CDS encoding sugar phosphate isomerase/epimerase family protein, which produces MPRREFLRKASLFAVSFVPQTQLISRFKVGLVPFGKTTVETGVQDFWNHAHEVAALGVHDIEFNNTRAQIAEAYLRRLPELREGMSALGIRMPGLAQYSHMDKQSELEAIRQQHLLLGEFMSKIGGHYITHMIAPSSILNEVADEAAYSQIDLKTWIKNLNEVARNVFEQWGVKLAYHPEQREVNHHLYEQVLQSTDERFVHFVADVGHLAAGGEDAVEACKKYRKRLVAVHLKDFSPTPPNGSVLKAGDVAFGKGNVDLAGIVAELKRSRFTGWVMGESGAGDEAMYRYMTENLRLTF
- a CDS encoding response regulator transcription factor is translated as MQILVVEDRPRMARLLDRALRRDGHTVTLAFDGEQAMEYGRSPHLDVILLDVALPGIDGFTVLNTLRTERLTTPTIMLTARDSMEDIVRGLDLGADDYLTKPFSLANLLARIRAVSRRRPVIQTERLEFRDLALDRSTHQLCRLGRSMPLSRIEFALMEKLLRNAGMVVTKDVLVEAAWGLGADVSDTSLYVYMRALRNKIASDGERQLLHTIRGVGYTLRQAQV
- a CDS encoding sensor histidine kinase encodes the protein MHYRIVVGGQLNDNRVLVNQFKHGLLWTAPILLIFSAAIGFFLSTRALRPVARLIASVRLISIGNLSRRLPALHSGDELEALTETCNEMLARLETAVGQITRFTADASHELRSPISYIYTQSEYALKNLPLEEESAECFSQILRECEEATALLNDMLTLARCDSGHSGMTFTRTNLKGILDDVYLRAAPLAKSKQQSLTLEVDRHEPTWIMGDPPSLRRLFWILLDNAIKYTPIDGEISIRLRTGGSEACVDIKDNGIGIPQDALSNIFGRFYRVDRARTLAEGSGLGLSIAKWISDIHRGDLSVKSSENIGSIFQISFGTTNAG